A single genomic interval of Cervus elaphus chromosome 19, mCerEla1.1, whole genome shotgun sequence harbors:
- the LOC122676004 gene encoding histone-lysine N-methyltransferase SETMAR-like isoform X1, whose translation MPKRKVISAEGSVKEEAMEIMLEKKQIRAIFLFEFKMGRKAAETTRNINNAFGPGTAKERTVQWWFKKFRQGDESLEDDERSARPSEVDNDQLREIIDADPLKTTRKIAEELKVNHSTVVRHLKQIGKVKKLNKWVPHELTENQKNRRFEVSSSLILRNNNEPFLDRIVTCHEKWILSDNRQQPAQRLDRGKTLNLYPKKIMVTVWWSAAGLIHYSFLNPGETITSEKYAQQINEMHQKLQHLQPALVNRKGPVLLHDNARPHVAQPALQKFNELGYEVLPHPPYSPDLLPTDYHFFKHLDNFLQGKHFHNQQDAENAFQEFVKSRSTGFYATGINELTSRWQKCVDCNGSYFD comes from the coding sequence GCTATGGAAATAATGTTAGAGAAAAAGCAAATtcgagcaattttcttattcgagttcaaaatgggtcgtaaagcagcagagacaactcgcaacatcaacaacgcatttggcccaggaactgctaaggAACGTACGGTGCAGTGGTGGTTTAAGAAGTTTCGccaaggagatgagagccttgaagatgacgAGCGTAGTGCacggccatcagaagttgacaacgaTCAATTAAGAGAAATCATTGATGCCGATCCTCTTAAAACTACACGAAAAATTGCCGAAGAACTCAAGGTCAACCATTCTACAGTCGttcggcatttgaagcaaattggaaaggtgaagaagctcaataagtgggtgcctcatgagctgaccgaaAATCAAAAAAATCGtcgttttgaagtgtcatcttctcttattctacgcaACAACAACGAACCATTTCTCGATCGGATTGTGACATGCcacgaaaagtggattttatctGATAACCGGCAACAACCAGCGCAGAGGTTGGATCGAGGGAAAACTCTGAACTTGTACCCAAAAAagatcatggtcactgtttggtggtctgctgccggTCTTatccactatagctttctgaatcctggcgaaaccattacatctgagaagtatgctcaacaAATCAacgagatgcaccaaaaactacAACACCtacagccagcattggtcaacagaaagggcccagttcttctccatgacaacgcCCGACCACATGTCGCACAACCAGCCCTTCAGAAGTTTAATGAATtaggctatgaagttttgcctcatccgccatattcacctgacctcttacCAACAGACTACCACtttttcaagcatcttgacaactttttgcagggtaaacacttccacaaccagcaggatgcagaaaatgctttccaagagtttgtcaaatccCGAAGCACAGGTTTTTACGCTACTGGAATAAACGAACTTACTTctcgttggcaaaaatgtgttgattgtaatggttcctattttgactaa
- the LOC122675656 gene encoding non-histone chromosomal protein HMG-14 has protein sequence MPKRKVSSAEGAAKEEPKRRSARLSAKPAPAKVETKPKKAAGKDKSSDKKVQTKGKRGAKGKQAEVANQETKEDLPAENGETKNEESPASDEAEEKEAKSD, from the exons ATGCCCAAGAGGAAG GTCAGCTCCGCCGAGGGGGCGGCGAAGGAGGAG CCCAAGAGGAGATCGGCGAGGTTGTCAGCA AAACCGGCTCCTGCAAAAGTGGAAACGAAGCCAAAAAAGGCGGCGGGAAAG GATAAATCTTCAGACAAAAAAGTgcaaacaaaagggaaaagaggagcaaagggaAAACAGGCGGAAGTGGCCAACCAAGAGACTAAAGAAGACTTGCCTGCAGAAAATGGAGAGACTAAAAACGAGGAG AGCCCAGCCTCTGatgaagcagaagagaaagaagccaagtcTGATTAA
- the LOC122676004 gene encoding histone-lysine N-methyltransferase SETMAR-like isoform X2, which translates to MEIMLEKKQIRAIFLFEFKMGRKAAETTRNINNAFGPGTAKERTVQWWFKKFRQGDESLEDDERSARPSEVDNDQLREIIDADPLKTTRKIAEELKVNHSTVVRHLKQIGKVKKLNKWVPHELTENQKNRRFEVSSSLILRNNNEPFLDRIVTCHEKWILSDNRQQPAQRLDRGKTLNLYPKKIMVTVWWSAAGLIHYSFLNPGETITSEKYAQQINEMHQKLQHLQPALVNRKGPVLLHDNARPHVAQPALQKFNELGYEVLPHPPYSPDLLPTDYHFFKHLDNFLQGKHFHNQQDAENAFQEFVKSRSTGFYATGINELTSRWQKCVDCNGSYFD; encoded by the coding sequence ATGGAAATAATGTTAGAGAAAAAGCAAATtcgagcaattttcttattcgagttcaaaatgggtcgtaaagcagcagagacaactcgcaacatcaacaacgcatttggcccaggaactgctaaggAACGTACGGTGCAGTGGTGGTTTAAGAAGTTTCGccaaggagatgagagccttgaagatgacgAGCGTAGTGCacggccatcagaagttgacaacgaTCAATTAAGAGAAATCATTGATGCCGATCCTCTTAAAACTACACGAAAAATTGCCGAAGAACTCAAGGTCAACCATTCTACAGTCGttcggcatttgaagcaaattggaaaggtgaagaagctcaataagtgggtgcctcatgagctgaccgaaAATCAAAAAAATCGtcgttttgaagtgtcatcttctcttattctacgcaACAACAACGAACCATTTCTCGATCGGATTGTGACATGCcacgaaaagtggattttatctGATAACCGGCAACAACCAGCGCAGAGGTTGGATCGAGGGAAAACTCTGAACTTGTACCCAAAAAagatcatggtcactgtttggtggtctgctgccggTCTTatccactatagctttctgaatcctggcgaaaccattacatctgagaagtatgctcaacaAATCAacgagatgcaccaaaaactacAACACCtacagccagcattggtcaacagaaagggcccagttcttctccatgacaacgcCCGACCACATGTCGCACAACCAGCCCTTCAGAAGTTTAATGAATtaggctatgaagttttgcctcatccgccatattcacctgacctcttacCAACAGACTACCACtttttcaagcatcttgacaactttttgcagggtaaacacttccacaaccagcaggatgcagaaaatgctttccaagagtttgtcaaatccCGAAGCACAGGTTTTTACGCTACTGGAATAAACGAACTTACTTctcgttggcaaaaatgtgttgattgtaatggttcctattttgactaa